GCCTTGTGTTGATCGTGATTGTTGcttatataaattgattttgcATGCAGATGTTGCTTCCAATTGGTTACCTTGTTTTCCTTATTCAGCAAAGGAACATGTATATGATGCTTTCTTTGTTAGTGGGCTTTCCACAGAGGTTGTTCAGATCTTAGTTCCGTGCTTACAGCCAAATGGAAATGATGGTCTTGATGTTAGTGCTGTCCAATCAAATTCTGAAAGGTTTGAGAAAACCTTTTTCAGTTTGCATCTGATGATTGTTGAAACTGATGTTATCAGACTATGAACTATTGTCATTGAAATTtctagtattttaatttaaatgcttAGTTCAAATTATATAAATGAAGTTTTGGATATATTTATGACTTCTGTCAGGTTGCTTCTCCTCTTTCTTGAAAATAATGGAGTGGTGCAAATGGCTAGAGAATTTGGCATTGCACACCAATCTCCGGATTTTACAAAGGCACAGCTCCAGCTATTTGTATCAAGGATCGCACAGATTGTTGCCTCTGTTCCTGATAAAGCACGGCCAAGAGCCCCCGCTTCACTTTCATCACAGTATCCTGTTTCAATCTTGTGCTGGTTGTTGCATGGGCTTAGGAATTCTTTCCTGCGTGTTTATTTGTTCCTGAATCCTGGCAAAGCATGACAGTGGTCCCAATTTATTATCATAGTGTCCTCATCCTTCCATTTGTTGCATATTGTATGCGTGCATGAGCATATAATGGATATTTATGTCAGAGTCTCCACAACTTAATATCTCGATTTTTGTACTTTAATTTCTTGCATATCTTATCATTTGCTCATATAAATGGATTTAGCAATTTAGTATCCAGGGTTGGTTTatgtgaatttatttttataactgCCTTCAATGTATGTAGTTTTCCCTTTACAGTAGTTATAGTTTGTTCTTTAAGCAGATTACCATTCAACTTCTGGGTGATGTACAAGAGAGGGTAAAGAATCTAACTAATAAGGAGGATTTCTTCAATGAGTCTGACAGTGATGGAAGAATGCTATTTGTTGGGGAAATATTTTCTCGAATATGTCGCCGTGGTTCTTCAGGTAATTGAAATGTTTCAAGCACAATAATTAAAGACTTGTACTTGCTACATGTAACATGTCCCCTTTCTAAGGATGTCTTGCTTCTCTATTATGTTAGTATTAGCTTGCATTAAGCGAAGACAATTGTCTATGGCAGTTTATGTTGAAAATTTAGGATGAGTTATATAATGTGATAACCTCATTTAAATGTGATGAACGTAAATCAATGAATATGGGTACATACTTAAACACTTGTGTGCATTCTTGCAAGAGTAAGTTTATTATGCATTACTACTTAATAAACACTTGTGTAAACTATCCCTAATAAAATATGCTTGAActtgtttgggaatgttgtgTAGGAGTTGTTGATCACCAGGTAGCTCTTCTCAGTGTCACTAATGAAAAGTGACATTTTAATTTATGTGGGAGCTATCTACTTTCATGTTTGCAGATGTGCTGTTAGGTGAAGTAATCCCTCGGGTTCTTGGAGATATTCGGTGGTGCTTATCATCATGTTCTGGTTCGGCAACTAAAGAAGTGTTCGAGGCAAACCCCAGATCCCAATTTTGGTTAAGGATGATGGAAGCAATTAAAGATCCCTATGCTGTAGAAAGAATGTCTGAACAACTTTTGCACCAGCTAGCAATTGAACATGCAACTAATATTGAAGCTTACTGGATTCTTTGGATGCTGTTTAATCATGTTCTTAAAACGCATCCATCAATCAGGTAACAAGGTTCTCTTATTATCTCCCTGACAGTCCAGTGGAGATGATTGTACCAAGAGGCCCAAGACTTCAATAATAGATGCCATTTCTTTTTCATTCTGCAGGTCCATGTTTGTTGACAAATTTCTATTTTGGAAAGTATTTCCTATTCGTTGCCTGCAATGGATTATTCAGTTCGTGGTGCTTGAATGTCCACCTGTTGCTAATTCACTCACCAAGGGTTTGGAGACCCACATTCTCTTGGACACAGTGCAGCGACTGGTAGCTGTATGGTCTAAAAGGGAGTTTGTGCAATCAGCCCCAGTAGAGCAGCAAGCTTGTATCCTTTCTCACTTTTTGACTCCTATTGCTGGAAACACTTGATATTTGTTGACAATTATTCCTGTAACAGGGTTCTAAAAGCTTGATTTAATGAGAAAAAATCACACATCTCATAAGTATTATTGACTTACATAATAGGATCTTTTGCATGTAGGGACACACTAAattttcctttgtttttatcCTGCACTATTTCTGAAATCTTATGGCTGTGCAATTAGTTTTTAATTGGCTGTTAGTTGTTTGCAAATTTTGTTGCCTCTTGATCTACAATACAGATGTAACTGCTGCTATAGGTCTTTGCATGGAGCAGATGTCAAAAGAGGAACTGGAAAAGTCTAAGGATGTGATGCACTCAATTCTTCACGGAGTTGGCTGTATTTTCTTGTTCTTTGATATTGATTAGAATATTTTGCAATATGATTGGGTGATCATTTTTGTGATATTGATTAGAGTATTTTGCAATATGATTGGGTGATCATTTTTGTCTCATGCATTTATTTGTTGCTGACAGGTAGGCTGGAGAGCCCTACTCATTTGATTAGGAAAATGGCAAGTAATGTTGCTTTAGTGTTCTCTAAAGTGATTGACCCCCAAAATCCTCTATACCTTGACGATAGTTGCATTGACGAGACCATTGACTGGGAGCTAGGGTTGGCTAAACCTGAGAAGAGGAACCTGCCTGCCTCAGATGAGAATGACAAAGCAAAAATATTGACCATCTCAGAGCCAGAAAAGGACTCGAACTTTTCAGGAAGTAATGGAATGGACAAGAAAAATAAGGGTGAAAGCAAGAAATCATCTCCATTTGAGTTGGTTGACCCAGATGAGATTATTGATCCAGGTACCCTAAATTATGGATCAGCCTCCGAcggagaagaagatgatgatgcaAGTGAGAATTCAGATTCCTCCAGTGATTCATCTTTACAGCCATATGACTTGACAGATGATGATACAGATCTGCAGAAAAAGTTTACACAGTTGGTTGATGTGGTTGGAGCCCTGCGGAAATCTAATGATGCTGATGGGGTAAGTGGATTTCAATGGCCAATTATTTCCACAAGGGCGTGTTTATATGTTAAGTTTCACGTTTTTCATGCAAGTTATGATTAGTCATT
This Manihot esculenta cultivar AM560-2 chromosome 6, M.esculenta_v8, whole genome shotgun sequence DNA region includes the following protein-coding sequences:
- the LOC110617437 gene encoding telomere length regulation protein TEL2 homolog produces the protein MEEEAKRKRREIGSRVLDKVGEVVSAIKTAKHVEQVICSLHCLAVLLFPIDPSLISGGLDEVYREQVINANIPSAEERKEWWQAFYRGAAFPTLARVLLLDVASNWLPCFPYSAKEHVYDAFFVSGLSTEVVQILVPCLQPNGNDGLDVSAVQSNSERLLLLFLENNGVVQMAREFGIAHQSPDFTKAQLQLFVSRIAQIVASVPDKARPRAPASLSSHLFFKQITIQLLGDVQERVKNLTNKEDFFNESDSDGRMLFVGEIFSRICRRGSSDVLLGEVIPRVLGDIRWCLSSCSGSATKEVFEANPRSQFWLRMMEAIKDPYAVERMSEQLLHQLAIEHATNIEAYWILWMLFNHVLKTHPSIRSMFVDKFLFWKVFPIRCLQWIIQFVVLECPPVANSLTKGLETHILLDTVQRLVAVWSKREFVQSAPVEQQAYVTAAIGLCMEQMSKEELEKSKDVMHSILHGVGCRLESPTHLIRKMASNVALVFSKVIDPQNPLYLDDSCIDETIDWELGLAKPEKRNLPASDENDKAKILTISEPEKDSNFSGSNGMDKKNKGESKKSSPFELVDPDEIIDPGTLNYGSASDGEEDDDASENSDSSSDSSLQPYDLTDDDTDLQKKFTQLVDVVGALRKSNDADGVERALDVAEKLVRASPDELTHVAGDLARTLVQVRCSDSAVEGEEESAEEKRQRALVALLVTCPFQSLDTLNKLLYSPNVDVSQRIMILDVMTEAAQELANAKIMKPKRQSTVLISTISENQPWFLPSSSGPPGAGAWKEVSETGTLLNYSNRYERALPSKPGQIRKGKTRRWSLRQANIQESHLEWTQNKFPVYAAAFMLPAMQGFDKKRHGVDLLGRDFIVLGKLIYMLATCMRCVSMHPEASALAPPLLDMLRSREICHHKEVYVRKAVLFAASSILVSLHPSFVALAITEGNLEVSKGLEWIRMWALNIVESDVDKECYMMAMSCLQLHAEMALQASRALEAAETTFNAKNVGLPSILSKGTIRIPYSNVEYQLN